The Armatimonadota bacterium genome includes a region encoding these proteins:
- a CDS encoding cellulase family glycosylhydrolase — translation MKTAIVMMLLTMMVCGSCMGAPSSLPPPAIPEGLGVNIHFAGSDMAQVNKIADAGFRFVRMDFGWGGVETKKGEYSFKIFDELVDSMAARNIRVILILDYSNPIYENSAPPLTDEARAAFAAYAKAGAAHFKGRGVVWEIYNEPNGDWFWKQPKAEDYVKLAKVTYKAIKEADQDSVVIGPASCGSWARKYLEEAFKSGLLEYVDAVSVHPYGCKKPEDANVFYSWLRRKISQYGPKGASRPIISGEWGYPSLPSSTFGDGVTLEGQADYLARMLLVNTMNGCPISIWYDWRNDGTGTNPGDREHNFGTLFFDFKEKPSYVAMKTLYKELDGYSFVRRISMGTINDYVILLRKGGDYRIAAWTVGDAHTVSIPVDTPVVNVVSLMGDRKSMAVENETINVDLAGSVQYIEPAAPCRRWALDTSWRK, via the coding sequence ATGAAAACAGCTATCGTAATGATGCTTCTGACGATGATGGTCTGCGGGAGCTGCATGGGTGCGCCATCATCCCTGCCTCCGCCTGCGATTCCCGAAGGTCTGGGTGTGAACATCCATTTTGCCGGAAGCGATATGGCGCAGGTAAACAAGATTGCTGACGCGGGCTTTAGGTTTGTGCGCATGGATTTCGGGTGGGGCGGCGTCGAGACTAAAAAGGGAGAGTATAGCTTTAAGATTTTCGACGAATTGGTCGACTCCATGGCTGCGCGCAACATCCGCGTGATCCTGATCCTCGATTACAGCAACCCGATTTACGAAAACAGCGCTCCTCCCCTTACTGATGAGGCAAGAGCAGCCTTCGCGGCTTATGCAAAGGCCGGAGCAGCCCACTTCAAGGGCCGGGGCGTTGTTTGGGAGATATATAATGAGCCCAACGGTGACTGGTTCTGGAAGCAACCCAAAGCTGAGGATTATGTAAAGCTGGCGAAGGTCACTTACAAGGCAATTAAGGAGGCCGATCAGGATAGTGTGGTTATCGGCCCCGCGAGTTGCGGCTCATGGGCCCGAAAATATCTGGAAGAGGCTTTCAAGTCCGGCTTGCTGGAATATGTCGATGCAGTCTCGGTGCATCCATACGGATGTAAGAAACCGGAGGACGCCAATGTGTTCTACTCCTGGCTGCGGCGCAAGATAAGCCAGTACGGTCCCAAGGGTGCCTCGCGTCCGATCATAAGCGGCGAGTGGGGTTATCCGTCTCTGCCGTCCAGTACTTTCGGCGACGGAGTTACGCTTGAAGGCCAGGCCGATTATCTGGCTCGAATGCTTCTGGTCAACACTATGAACGGCTGCCCGATCAGTATATGGTATGACTGGCGCAATGACGGCACCGGAACCAATCCCGGAGACAGGGAACACAACTTCGGCACACTCTTTTTCGACTTTAAGGAGAAGCCATCTTATGTTGCAATGAAGACTCTCTACAAAGAGCTTGACGGCTATTCGTTTGTTCGCCGGATCTCTATGGGGACCATCAATGACTATGTGATACTCCTGCGCAAAGGCGGCGACTATCGCATCGCCGCATGGACTGTCGGTGACGCGCATACTGTCTCAATACCAGTCGATACGCCCGTCGTCAATGTAGTCTCGCTTATGGGAGACAGGAAGAGCATGGCAGTCGAAAACGAAACGATAAATGTTGATCTTGCAGGATCAGTGCAGTATATTGAACCGGCTGCACCCTGCCGCCGGTGGGCACTGGACACTTCTTGGAGAAAGTAA
- a CDS encoding AGE family epimerase/isomerase codes for MNSILDSYADIYRSALVNDCIPFWQKNCPDHEYGGYFDCLDRDGSVYDTEKYMWMQWRKVWMFCELYNKLEPRQEWIDLARLGYDFLTKYGRDQRGRYYFALARDGRPTMAPYSVFSDCFAVMGSAAYYRATGDEGARAEALRAFESYLSREMKPKGEWTKEMEGREPMKALGFYMMKANLLAVLDECIGGISACSESIDTVRMVMDLFWNPDFKVMFENVRQDGSFDLDSMQGRHLNPGHAIEAMWFIMNIAARAGETELAQRAADIAQAELEFGWDPDHGGIFYFMDALGKPPLELQWDMKLWWVHNEALIATAMGYKLTGKQELAEWFKRIHDWTWERFPDPEYGEWFAYLNRYGEPTHMLKGGKWKCFFHLPRMLLVCSSLFNNTYFESE; via the coding sequence ATGAATTCAATTCTCGACTCATACGCAGATATATACCGCAGCGCTCTAGTTAATGACTGCATTCCATTTTGGCAGAAGAATTGCCCCGACCACGAGTACGGCGGCTATTTTGATTGTCTGGATAGAGACGGCAGCGTCTATGACACCGAGAAGTATATGTGGATGCAGTGGCGCAAGGTGTGGATGTTCTGCGAGCTATATAACAAGCTTGAGCCAAGGCAGGAATGGATCGACTTAGCACGGCTCGGCTATGACTTTCTTACAAAGTATGGACGCGATCAGCGGGGACGATACTATTTCGCTCTTGCGCGCGACGGCAGGCCAACAATGGCGCCATATTCGGTCTTCTCCGATTGCTTTGCAGTAATGGGCTCGGCGGCATATTATCGCGCTACAGGTGATGAAGGCGCCCGTGCAGAAGCTTTGCGAGCATTTGAAAGCTATCTCTCGCGTGAGATGAAACCAAAGGGTGAGTGGACGAAAGAAATGGAAGGCCGGGAGCCGATGAAAGCACTTGGCTTCTATATGATGAAAGCCAATCTGCTTGCCGTCCTAGACGAATGCATCGGCGGTATATCTGCCTGCTCGGAGTCTATAGATACGGTCAGAATGGTAATGGACCTCTTCTGGAACCCTGACTTTAAGGTAATGTTCGAGAATGTCAGGCAGGACGGGTCATTTGACCTCGACTCTATGCAGGGACGCCATCTCAACCCCGGCCATGCCATAGAGGCGATGTGGTTTATTATGAATATCGCTGCCAGAGCGGGTGAGACGGAACTGGCACAACGCGCTGCGGATATCGCGCAGGCGGAGCTTGAGTTCGGCTGGGACCCCGATCACGGCGGTATATTTTACTTCATGGACGCGCTCGGCAAGCCCCCTCTGGAACTGCAGTGGGACATGAAGCTGTGGTGGGTGCATAACGAAGCGCTGATAGCAACCGCCATGGGATACAAGCTTACTGGAAAGCAAGAATTAGCCGAGTGGTTCAAGCGTATTCACGACTGGACCTGGGAGAGATTTCCTGACCCAGAATACGGCGAATGGTTCGCTTATTTGAACAGATATGGTGAGCCGACTCACATGCTCAAAGGCGGCAAGTGGAAATGCTTCTTCCATCTGCCCCGAATGCTTCTGGTATGCTCATCTCTCTTCAACAACACATACTTTGAAAGTGAGTAA
- a CDS encoding HAMP domain-containing sensor histidine kinase, whose translation MRIVPRVNVRVSLALAILLTIVLSWIISSGIANYLNYLNIRSFQQEMVKHPELYPRPMPEPRFGWMEFLSASYPFPPKHERRPPPDPNMMNKPRPPVERPPDRSSIPFDLKWSFIRLGVALGLAALAGAWLGRRFTRPLTQLTSGAEAFRSGDFEYRIPISGKSEFAEVADAMNDMAGQVSDQIRRLEKDAERRRQFLADIAHEFRSPVATMRTMAGALSDGIADEPERKERAISALVGTSERLLRLVRDLMELAKIDLDDFPLNVRDVDMRELVTSVICLQDAKAAEAGIIIHPLQSPEFVTAKVDPDRITQVLDNIIDNAISYAGECSHVNVTLEDGDQIKIIISDTGKGIRQADIGCVLDPFYRADAARTPGDCHSGLGLSIACRLVEAHGGNLNIDSKEGAGTTVTIVIPKR comes from the coding sequence GTGAGCCTAGCTCTAGCAATATTGCTGACTATTGTATTGAGCTGGATCATCAGTTCGGGGATCGCGAACTATCTCAATTATCTCAATATTCGCTCGTTTCAGCAGGAAATGGTTAAACACCCGGAACTCTACCCGAGGCCAATGCCGGAACCGAGATTCGGTTGGATGGAGTTTTTGAGCGCGAGCTATCCCTTTCCACCTAAGCACGAACGCCGACCTCCGCCTGATCCGAATATGATGAACAAACCCCGGCCTCCTGTCGAAAGGCCACCCGACCGGTCGTCAATTCCGTTTGACCTAAAATGGTCGTTTATACGCCTTGGGGTGGCTCTCGGACTGGCTGCGCTGGCAGGAGCATGGCTTGGACGCAGGTTCACCCGACCTCTCACACAACTGACGAGTGGAGCCGAAGCGTTCAGGTCGGGCGACTTTGAATACCGAATACCCATCAGTGGAAAGAGTGAATTCGCGGAAGTAGCGGACGCTATGAACGATATGGCCGGACAGGTCTCCGATCAGATCAGGCGGCTGGAAAAGGACGCCGAACGCAGAAGACAGTTCCTGGCCGATATTGCACACGAATTCCGCAGCCCGGTCGCCACAATGCGCACCATGGCAGGGGCCCTGTCAGACGGTATAGCTGACGAGCCCGAACGCAAGGAAAGAGCTATATCAGCGCTGGTGGGCACATCTGAAAGGCTGCTGCGGCTGGTCCGAGACCTGATGGAACTGGCTAAAATCGACCTGGACGACTTTCCGCTTAACGTGCGTGACGTAGACATGCGAGAGCTGGTCACATCCGTGATCTGCTTACAGGATGCGAAAGCTGCTGAGGCAGGAATTATTATTCATCCGCTCCAGTCGCCCGAGTTCGTAACAGCCAAGGTTGATCCTGATCGAATTACTCAGGTGCTCGACAATATAATTGATAACGCGATCAGTTATGCCGGAGAGTGCTCGCACGTCAATGTGACTCTGGAGGATGGAGATCAGATCAAAATAATCATCTCAGACACCGGAAAAGGTATTCGGCAGGCGGATATAGGCTGCGTGCTCGACCCGTTCTATCGAGCGGATGCAGCAAGAACTCCAGGTGACTGCCACTCGGGTCTGGGATTAAGCATCGCGTGCAGGCTGGTTGAAGCGCACGGCGGCAATCTGAACATCGACAGCAAAGAAGGCGCGGGGACTACGGTAACCATAGTTATTCCCAAAAGGTGA